In Neoarius graeffei isolate fNeoGra1 chromosome 17, fNeoGra1.pri, whole genome shotgun sequence, a single window of DNA contains:
- the ndc1 gene encoding nucleoporin NDC1 isoform X1 yields the protein MFSFSQNCWFIRKVVRWRAVSSILWSVLLLPPITSLLVIFIRFSVFHPTHWLSGCLGLLTEASTLFSVFLLCAAVTLLAFFNLQYYTVVPSIPCSRVALLAEVLHPCQCVHSLVHCAVGMLVMWCVCVLAGGRYHTLQSPCTHSESGGVDVCLNEYHVFMLLAGAFMGYSHSLMGVVQNIHYVSFHIIQQYKYMRFKSSAWWLVKCSAVQSLYSVRNYIILYFLFGHIPRTWISNILSLHIDSSVCSLDSFGGLCDVSLFYQLWISGTFLLLTWNLTVLLFRIYVTEPYRFPVQSLFAEDVDECLPKVLTEKNVLIMKFLALQDLALLSQHSPSRRQEVFSLSQPGGHPHNWNAISKECLSLLNDLTQRLVAHHDVVASNGRAKPLSERSDTTSNSSSSSVTSGTEDLPETPHRSALIRTPGSLFGSAVRGVNSPLTTPFTPDLTAQYCSPTLRPLLSPQLAPLPWLGSVHSPHLTRRNPKLWSTSTDSQADGSPVPSPDPTPRPARDQKPSFLSQWLQNRKEQVKGFLAKRVLVVYLFNKLPEASSQALFADGQAHIWALEGLSHLVAASFSEDTFGVVQTTLPSILSSLLSLQEAVDRHFKLPHASSKPVKSSCSLGDSSYKTLRFALRAALKTAIYRITTTFGEHLHAVSIPAEHQKRLVQFLEYKE from the exons ATGTTTTCCTTCAGTCAGAATTGCTGGTTTATCCGGAAG gtggtGAGATGGAGAGCTGTATCCAGTATCCTGTGGTCGGTGCTGCTGCTGCCTCCCATCACCTCCCTCCTCGTCATCTTCATCAGGTTCAGCGTGTTTCACCCCACACACTGGCTCTCAG GATGTTTGGGTTTGCTCACAGAGGCGAGTACGCTTTTCTCCGTGTTCCTGCTCTGTGCAGCCGTCACTCTCCTCGCCTTCTTCAACCTGCAGTATTACACGG tTGTTCCCTCCATCCCGTGTTCTCGAGTGGCTCTCCTGGCGGAGGTGCTCCACCCTTGCCAGTGTGTCCACTCTCTCGTGCACTGCGCAGTCGGGATGttggtgatgtggtgtgtgtgcgtcTTGGCCGGCGGCCGCTATCACACACTCCAGTCTCCCTGCACTCACAGCGAGAG TGGTGGCGTTGACGTTTGCCTGAATGAGTATCACGTGTTCATGCTGTTGGCCGGAGCGTTTATGGGATACTCTCACAGTTTAATGGGCGTCGTCCAAAACATCCACTACGTCTCCTTTCACATCATACAG caaTACAAGTACATGCGCTTTAAGAGTTCTGCGTGGTGGCTGGTGAAGTGCAGCGCGGTTCAGTCTCTGTATTCAGTCAGGAATTACATCATCCTCTATTTCCTGTTCG GACACATCCCCAGGACCTGGATCTCCAACATACTCAGTCTGCACATCGACAG TTCTGTTTGCTCTCTGGACTCGTTTGGAGGACTGTGTGACGTGTCGTTGTTCTACCAGCTGTGGATCAGCGGAACGTTCCTGCTGCTCACCTGGAACCTCACCGTACTGCTCTTCAGGATCTACGTCACTGAG CCGTACAGGTTTCCGGTGCAGTCGTTGTTTGCTGAGGATGTAGACGAGTGTCTTCCTAAAGTCCTGACTGAAAAGAACGTCTTGATCATGAAG TTTTTGGCGCTGCAGGATTTGGCGTTGCTTTCCCAGCATTCCCCTTCACGCAGACAGGAAGTGTTCAGTCTCAGTCAGCCGG gtggtcaCCCTCACAACTGGAATGCTATCAGTAAGGAGTGTTTGTCACTGCTGAATGATTTAACACAGCGTCTCGTCGCTCATCACGACGTCGTGGCGTCTAATGGCAGAGCGAAACCTCTGTCTGAGAGGAGTGACACTACATCCAACTCTTCATCCAGCTCGG TGACGTCGGGGACCGAGGATCTTCCTGAGACTCCGCACCGCAGCGCTTTGATCCGGACTCCTGGCTCACTGTTCGGTTCCGCGGTGAGGGGTGTGAACTCGCCCCTGACCACCCCGTTCACCCCCGACCTGACCGCTCAGTACTGCAGCCCCACCCTCAgacccctgctcagcccccagctGGCCCCGTTACCCTGGCTGGGCTCGGTCCACAGTCCTCATCTGACCCGGAGGAACCCCAAACTGTGGAGCACGTCCACTG ACTCGCAGGCCGATGGGAGCCCAGTGCCGTCTCCTGATCCCACCCCCAGACCTGCTAGAGATCAGAAACCCAGCTTTCTGTCCCAGTGGCTCCAGAACAGGAAGGAACAG GTTAAAGGGTTCTTGGCAAAGCGTGTGCTGGTTGTGTATTTATTTAATAAG CTGCCCGAGGCTTCGAGTCAAGCCCTGTTTGCTGATGGCCAAGCGCACATCTGGGCTCTGGAAG GATTGTCTCATCTGGTCGCTGCTTCATTCTCTGAGGACACGTTTGGAGTGGTGCAGACTACATTACCCAGCATCCTTAGCAGCCTGCTCTCTCTGCAGGAG GCTGTGGACCGTCATTTTAAGCTCCCTCACGCCTCCAGCAAGCCGGTGAAGTCGTCGTGCAGTCTGGGCGACTCGTCGTATAAAACCCTGCGCTTCGCTCTGAGAGCGGCTCTGAAGACCGCCATCTACAGGATCACCACCACGTTCGGGGAACACTTACA
- the ndc1 gene encoding nucleoporin NDC1 isoform X2: MFSFSQNCWFIRKVVRWRAVSSILWSVLLLPPITSLLVIFIRFSVFHPTHWLSGCLGLLTEASTLFSVFLLCAAVTLLAFFNLQYYTVVPSIPCSRVALLAEVLHPCQCVHSLVHCAVGMLVMWCVCVLAGGRYHTLQSPCTHSESGGVDVCLNEYHVFMLLAGAFMGYSHSLMGVVQNIHYVSFHIIQQYKYMRFKSSAWWLVKCSAVQSLYSVRNYIILYFLFGHIPRTWISNILSLHIDSSVCSLDSFGGLCDVSLFYQLWISGTFLLLTWNLTVLLFRIYVTEPYRFPVQSLFAEDVDECLPKVLTEKNVLIMKFLALQDLALLSQHSPSRRQEVFSLSQPGGHPHNWNAISKECLSLLNDLTQRLVAHHDVVASNGRAKPLSERSDTTSNSSSSSVTSGTEDLPETPHRSALIRTPGSLFGSAVRGVNSPLTTPFTPDLTAQYCSPTLRPLLSPQLAPLPWLGSVHSPHLTRRNPKLWSTSTDSQADGSPVPSPDPTPRPARDQKPSFLSQWLQNRKEQLPEASSQALFADGQAHIWALEGLSHLVAASFSEDTFGVVQTTLPSILSSLLSLQEAVDRHFKLPHASSKPVKSSCSLGDSSYKTLRFALRAALKTAIYRITTTFGEHLHAVSIPAEHQKRLVQFLEYKE; the protein is encoded by the exons ATGTTTTCCTTCAGTCAGAATTGCTGGTTTATCCGGAAG gtggtGAGATGGAGAGCTGTATCCAGTATCCTGTGGTCGGTGCTGCTGCTGCCTCCCATCACCTCCCTCCTCGTCATCTTCATCAGGTTCAGCGTGTTTCACCCCACACACTGGCTCTCAG GATGTTTGGGTTTGCTCACAGAGGCGAGTACGCTTTTCTCCGTGTTCCTGCTCTGTGCAGCCGTCACTCTCCTCGCCTTCTTCAACCTGCAGTATTACACGG tTGTTCCCTCCATCCCGTGTTCTCGAGTGGCTCTCCTGGCGGAGGTGCTCCACCCTTGCCAGTGTGTCCACTCTCTCGTGCACTGCGCAGTCGGGATGttggtgatgtggtgtgtgtgcgtcTTGGCCGGCGGCCGCTATCACACACTCCAGTCTCCCTGCACTCACAGCGAGAG TGGTGGCGTTGACGTTTGCCTGAATGAGTATCACGTGTTCATGCTGTTGGCCGGAGCGTTTATGGGATACTCTCACAGTTTAATGGGCGTCGTCCAAAACATCCACTACGTCTCCTTTCACATCATACAG caaTACAAGTACATGCGCTTTAAGAGTTCTGCGTGGTGGCTGGTGAAGTGCAGCGCGGTTCAGTCTCTGTATTCAGTCAGGAATTACATCATCCTCTATTTCCTGTTCG GACACATCCCCAGGACCTGGATCTCCAACATACTCAGTCTGCACATCGACAG TTCTGTTTGCTCTCTGGACTCGTTTGGAGGACTGTGTGACGTGTCGTTGTTCTACCAGCTGTGGATCAGCGGAACGTTCCTGCTGCTCACCTGGAACCTCACCGTACTGCTCTTCAGGATCTACGTCACTGAG CCGTACAGGTTTCCGGTGCAGTCGTTGTTTGCTGAGGATGTAGACGAGTGTCTTCCTAAAGTCCTGACTGAAAAGAACGTCTTGATCATGAAG TTTTTGGCGCTGCAGGATTTGGCGTTGCTTTCCCAGCATTCCCCTTCACGCAGACAGGAAGTGTTCAGTCTCAGTCAGCCGG gtggtcaCCCTCACAACTGGAATGCTATCAGTAAGGAGTGTTTGTCACTGCTGAATGATTTAACACAGCGTCTCGTCGCTCATCACGACGTCGTGGCGTCTAATGGCAGAGCGAAACCTCTGTCTGAGAGGAGTGACACTACATCCAACTCTTCATCCAGCTCGG TGACGTCGGGGACCGAGGATCTTCCTGAGACTCCGCACCGCAGCGCTTTGATCCGGACTCCTGGCTCACTGTTCGGTTCCGCGGTGAGGGGTGTGAACTCGCCCCTGACCACCCCGTTCACCCCCGACCTGACCGCTCAGTACTGCAGCCCCACCCTCAgacccctgctcagcccccagctGGCCCCGTTACCCTGGCTGGGCTCGGTCCACAGTCCTCATCTGACCCGGAGGAACCCCAAACTGTGGAGCACGTCCACTG ACTCGCAGGCCGATGGGAGCCCAGTGCCGTCTCCTGATCCCACCCCCAGACCTGCTAGAGATCAGAAACCCAGCTTTCTGTCCCAGTGGCTCCAGAACAGGAAGGAACAG CTGCCCGAGGCTTCGAGTCAAGCCCTGTTTGCTGATGGCCAAGCGCACATCTGGGCTCTGGAAG GATTGTCTCATCTGGTCGCTGCTTCATTCTCTGAGGACACGTTTGGAGTGGTGCAGACTACATTACCCAGCATCCTTAGCAGCCTGCTCTCTCTGCAGGAG GCTGTGGACCGTCATTTTAAGCTCCCTCACGCCTCCAGCAAGCCGGTGAAGTCGTCGTGCAGTCTGGGCGACTCGTCGTATAAAACCCTGCGCTTCGCTCTGAGAGCGGCTCTGAAGACCGCCATCTACAGGATCACCACCACGTTCGGGGAACACTTACA